In Bacillus sp. SB49, a single window of DNA contains:
- a CDS encoding SDR family oxidoreductase — MGRLDNKVAVVTGSATGIGAATVKLFAKEGATVVCADINVDAVKKTVDEIHNEGGEAETYTLDVSKEDSVSAFADYLKKTYGNIDVLFNNAGIDEEGGKVHEYPVDLFDRIIAVDLRGTFLTSKYLLPLMMDNGGSIINTSSMSGRAADLDRSGYNAAKGGITNFTRAMAIDYARDGIRVNSIAPGTIETPLVDGLAGSKEDKEGQEFRDANKWITPLGRLGSPDEIASVALFLASDDSSYVTGEDITVDGGIMAYTWPGKMLIDKKWKEETE, encoded by the coding sequence ATGGGACGTTTAGATAACAAAGTAGCTGTCGTGACCGGTTCTGCGACAGGAATCGGAGCGGCAACCGTGAAATTATTCGCAAAGGAAGGCGCGACGGTGGTCTGTGCCGACATCAATGTCGATGCCGTGAAGAAGACAGTGGATGAAATTCATAACGAAGGCGGCGAGGCGGAGACGTACACGCTCGACGTATCGAAAGAGGACAGCGTTTCGGCATTTGCTGATTACCTGAAGAAGACATATGGCAACATCGATGTCCTGTTCAACAACGCAGGGATCGACGAAGAAGGCGGCAAAGTGCACGAATATCCGGTCGATCTCTTCGACCGGATCATCGCCGTCGATCTGCGCGGAACGTTCCTGACGAGCAAATACCTGCTTCCATTAATGATGGATAACGGCGGATCGATCATCAACACATCTTCCATGTCCGGAAGAGCTGCCGACCTCGACCGCTCCGGCTATAACGCGGCGAAAGGCGGAATCACGAACTTCACCCGTGCGATGGCGATCGACTACGCCCGTGACGGCATCCGCGTCAACTCCATCGCTCCCGGTACGATTGAGACACCGCTTGTAGACGGCCTTGCCGGTTCGAAGGAAGATAAGGAAGGACAGGAATTCCGCGATGCCAACAAGTGGATCACTCCACTCGGCCGACTCGGAAGCCCGGACGAAATCGCATCCGTCGCCCTGTTCCTCGCCAGTGACGACAGCTCCTATGTAACCGGAGAGGACATCACCGTCGATGGCGGCATCATGGCCTACACGTGGCCGGGTAAAATGCTGATCGATAAGAAATGGAAAGAAGAAACCGAATAA
- a CDS encoding redox-sensing transcriptional repressor Rex produces MDIEQAKIPQATAKRLPLYYRFLNNLHSQGKLRVSSKELSEAVKVDSATIRRDFSYFGALGKKGYGYNVEYLLSFFRKTLDQDETTRVALIGVGNLGTAFLNYNFTKNNNTKIEIAFDASENRIGSEVGGVEVHHIDDLEKKIGDLKVAILTVPASEAQAITDRLVEGGISGILNFTPARINVPSDVRVHHIDLAIELQALVYFLKHYPLDGKIED; encoded by the coding sequence ATGGATATAGAACAAGCGAAAATCCCTCAGGCGACAGCGAAGCGGCTTCCGTTATATTACCGTTTCCTGAACAACCTGCACAGCCAGGGGAAACTGCGGGTGTCATCGAAAGAATTGAGTGAGGCAGTCAAAGTCGATTCCGCAACCATCCGCCGTGATTTCTCCTATTTCGGAGCCCTCGGGAAGAAAGGTTATGGTTACAATGTCGAGTACCTGCTTTCCTTCTTTCGGAAGACGCTGGATCAGGACGAGACGACACGTGTCGCGCTGATTGGTGTCGGGAACCTGGGAACGGCTTTCCTTAATTACAATTTCACGAAGAACAATAATACAAAGATCGAGATTGCCTTCGATGCGAGTGAGAATCGGATCGGGAGTGAAGTCGGCGGGGTGGAGGTCCATCACATCGATGATCTGGAGAAGAAGATCGGCGATTTGAAGGTCGCGATTCTGACGGTTCCTGCCTCAGAGGCGCAGGCGATCACCGACCGTCTCGTCGAGGGCGGAATATCGGGTATCCTGAACTTCACGCCGGCTCGAATCAACGTGCCGTCTGATGTGAGGGTGCATCATATCGATCTTGCGATTGAGCTTCAAGCGCTCGTATACTTTTTGAAGCATTATCCGTTGGATGGAAAAATAGAGGATTGA
- the moaC gene encoding cyclic pyranopterin monophosphate synthase MoaC: MAEFSHFNEQGRARMVDISEKNDTVRTAVARTSVEVKEEIYEKITNQTMAKGDVLAVAQVAGIMAAKKTSDWIPMCHPLSLKGIDVFFDWETGETKKLLIEVSVKTKGSTGVEMEALTAASATALTVYDMCKAVDKGMVIGPTYLAEKTGGKNGDYRRNDE; encoded by the coding sequence ATGGCGGAATTCAGTCATTTTAATGAGCAGGGCCGGGCACGGATGGTCGATATATCAGAGAAAAACGATACGGTCCGGACGGCTGTTGCGAGAACGAGTGTGGAAGTGAAGGAAGAAATATACGAGAAGATTACCAACCAGACAATGGCCAAAGGGGACGTGCTCGCGGTCGCCCAAGTCGCCGGAATCATGGCAGCGAAGAAAACGTCGGATTGGATTCCGATGTGTCATCCGCTTTCCTTGAAGGGAATCGATGTATTCTTCGATTGGGAAACAGGGGAAACGAAAAAGCTGCTGATCGAGGTTTCCGTGAAGACGAAGGGAAGCACCGGGGTAGAAATGGAAGCGCTAACGGCCGCTTCTGCCACAGCATTGACGGTTTATGATATGTGTAAAGCAGTAGATAAAGGCATGGTCATCGGTCCGACTTACCTTGCAGAGAAAACCGGAGGGAAGAACGGAGATTACCGAAGAAATGACGAGTAA